A section of the Etheostoma cragini isolate CJK2018 chromosome 12, CSU_Ecrag_1.0, whole genome shotgun sequence genome encodes:
- the ttpa gene encoding alpha-tocopherol transfer protein — translation MYGAQLGEFPDDSEQLGPYVSGLRRRALQARELSAVRTFSDQFLLKFLRARDIDVELSLKLLLNYQRWRRESPEISTCLSPSSVLGLLNTTYHTVLPQRDRTGSRVLIYRIGQWIPKDWSAFQVFRVSLMTSEIISMEKETQRQGLKAIFDLQGWSLGHALQINPSLARKISSVLSDSFPLKVRGIHLVNEPMFFRPFFAMIRPFLPDKIRQRIHMHGADFHNTLSDFFSPSVLPPEYGGEGPGIERACQDWTNQLLQSEMLLQQIASHPTGDIATTPEDSLISEEKGE, via the exons ATGTACGGTGCTCAGCTCGGTGAGTTCCCGGACGACTCGGAGCAGCTCGGGCCGTATGTGAGCGGCCTGCGGCGCAGAGCCCTGCAGGCCCGCGAGCTGTCCGCCGTCAGGACCTTCTCCGACCAGTTCCTCCTCAAGTTTCTGCGGGCCAGAGACATCGACGTGGAGCTCTCTCTGAAG CTCCTCCTGAACTACCAGCGGTGGCGGAGGGAGAGTCCTGAGATCAGCACCTGTCTGTCCCCCTCCTCGGTGCTCGGGCTCCTCAACACAACGTACCACACTGTCCTCCCACAGCGGGACCGCACCGGCAGCAGGGTGCTCATCTACAGGAttg GACAGTGGATCCCAAAAGACTGGTCGGCCTTCCAGGTGTTCAGGGTCAGCCTGATGACATCAGAGATCATCTCCATGGAgaaggagacacagagacagggtcTGAAGGCCATATTTGACTTGCAGGGCTGGAGTCTTGGACACGCCTTGCAGATCAACCCTTCCCTCGCCAGAAAGATATCCTCTGTGCTTTCG GACTCTTTTCCACTGAAAGTGAGAGGAATCCACCTGGTCAACGAGCCAATGTTCTTCCGGCCATTCTTCGCCATGATTCGTCCCTTCCTGCCAGATAAGATCAGACAGAGG ATCCATATGCACGGCGCTGATTTCCACAACACTTTAAGCGACTTCTTCTCCCCGTCCGTCCTGCCACCAGAATACGGAGGGGAGGGGCCTGGCATAGAGAGGGCATGTCAGGACTGGACCAATCAGCTGCTTCAATCAGAGATGCTCCTGCAGCAGATTGCCTCTCACCCGACAGGCGACATCGCTACTACTCCTGAGGACTCCTTGATCTCAGAGGAAAAGGGAGAATGA